Proteins encoded in a region of the Raphanus sativus cultivar WK10039 chromosome 8, ASM80110v3, whole genome shotgun sequence genome:
- the LOC108819625 gene encoding NADH dehydrogenase [ubiquinone] 1 alpha subcomplex subunit 13-B-like has product MTEAMIRKKAGMASVKDMPLLQDGPPPGGFAPVRYARRISNTGPSAMAIFLTVSGAFAWGMYQVGQGNKIRRALKEEKYAARRAILPILQAEEDERFVSEWKKYLDYEADVMKDVPGWKVGENVYNSGRWMPPATGELRPDVW; this is encoded by the exons ATGACGGAGGCGATGATAAGGAAGAAGGCAGGGATGGCGAGTGTGAAGGACATGCCTCTGCTTCAAGATGGTCCGCCACCGGGTGGATTCGCGCCGGTTCGATATGCTCGACGGATATCCAATACGGGTCCTAGCGCTATGGCTATTTTCCTTACTGTTTCTGGTGCATTTGCTTGGGGGATGTACCAGGTCGGCCAGGGTAACAAGATCCGCAG GGCTTTGAAGGAAGAGAAATATGCTGCTCGTAGAGCTATACTTCCCATTCTTCAAGCcgaagaagatgaaag GTTTGTGTCTGAGTGGAAAAAGTATCTGGACTACGAGGCAGATGTAATGAAGGATGTTCCGGGATGGAAGGTTGGCGAGAACGTTTATAATTCTGGTCGTTGGATGCCTCCGGCGACTGGGGAACTCCGTCCTGATGTCTGGTGA